The window TTTTGTCACttttaacaaatacaaattttaGGAAATAACATCAACCTGAGAAATaccttttttctgcattttaagaACAAATTGGTGGAGTAAAACAGCTAGACTCTGAGTCAGGTCCATTTACTGCAGAGTGCCTCGCTTCAGTCCTCGTTTCTTCTCTGTTGCCCCAAGAGACATATCCAAATTCAGGACAAACAACATTACCACGGTGTAGAGCTTATTCAGTGTGTTCCTTCAGAAAGCTGCTTCATGGTGAcgttggatcaataagctactacaaacaaataaaacaggccTGAGAGccacctctcatttgtaaccattcctatttttgtatttcctgCTGACTCCAGACAGTTTATAATATGAGCAACAGCACTGAGTGTGGCAGTCAGTGGAACTGCAACTGATCGCTCTGGGCTGCAGGGATCACTTGTTTTCCAATAGTGTGGTCCAGTAGTGCGGTTGTTTTCCCCTATACAGCAGCactacagagagtcagagaGAACACCCTGTGCGGCACTGTGGGCAATAGCACCTCTCTCTGGGTTGATCTGCTGGTTGATGTTAATGACACATATTAGTAGCAAGAAGATCACCACCAGGTCATCAAGGGCCCCCAACACTCCACAGAAGGGCTCAGGGATGCCCTTCAAAGGGGATATTAGAGACATGAGTGCTCCGAAACAGCACACGACCACCCTCAGGAAGAAGACCCATACTAGGCCACCCATGGTGCAGAGACCACGCAGCGTCAAGTGCAGGAAGAGGGGCAAGTCATACAGGTAATCAGTCACctggaaaagaaacaacaccaatacacagagagagggagagtggtGAATCAGTGCACTGAGCCACTCTGCTCTGACACTCTCTCTGTCTATCACTGATGTTTCATCTTGACCAATTGCATCTGAATTATATAGCATCACAATTATATTACATATACAGCCATATCACATACAACTATACACAGTTTatactgaatatatatatattacattccTAAGAGATAATTCTTATCATTCTGTATAATATTACTCTAGACAGTGACCATAATAAGATTGATCTATGGTTCTTGAGAAGGCCTAATGTACAAGGATTAACTGCTGTTGGTAGACAGTTAAACAGTTAACCAAGTAAGTTTAACTTTGACTTTGTAAATACTAGCATATACTTTGTATATTTGTCTGTGATATTTCTAGAGGTGGACTTTGCGTTGCACTATTTAATAAATTGTGTGGTGCTGGAACTCTGAGAAGAATATGTAGATGTTCAATTGTGAGATTTGAGCAAGAGGAATTGCTGAGACACGGATACTACTATTAAATATCTTGGTTTAATCAGATACTGTACCCTTAAGAGTATAAACATGCCAGACTCCACTCCTACAGTACGTACCCTGAAACACACGTAGGTTCACACTACTGGCAGTTTTAATGACAATGAAATCTTGTGAGAAAGAAGGAACATTTACCCGGCGTGGCACCCCGGAGAAGCGCTTGTTGTAGTCTCTGATGTCTTGCAGCACCTGCTGTTCCTGCTTGTCTGCATGACTCTCAATGAACAGATGACACAGCTGGCTCACCTGAAGCACAACGACAGAAAGACATCTGTGAAGAACCCTCCAGAGGTCAAAGCAGATTAAATTTAAGAATTTACTAAGTTTCATAGTATGGTTATTTCCATACTAAATGTGGAACTAATGAACCTCTCTGACTATATATACAACCTAGTTCTGTTCTTTACTAGTGGTTGGAGGT is drawn from Lepisosteus oculatus isolate fLepOcu1 chromosome 9, fLepOcu1.hap2, whole genome shotgun sequence and contains these coding sequences:
- the LOC102694161 gene encoding E3 ubiquitin-protein ligase RNF170; the protein is MYTSCSSSNPRPRLRVRSNACHSPGFQRERRCFPHMSYKDSHGQCRPCSTKDRHCPVCLQTAAFPVETNCGHLFCAPCLIAYWRHTSWLGAISCPLCRQKVSQLCHLFIESHADKQEQQVLQDIRDYNKRFSGVPRRVTDYLYDLPLFLHLTLRGLCTMGGLVWVFFLRVVVCCFGALMSLISPLKGIPEPFCGVLGALDDLVVIFLLLICVININQQINPERGAIAHSAAQGVLSDSL